The DNA region CTATTTTGTATTTGTTTTCGTGTTTCTTATATCCATCCAAATTAAAATAAACCTTGCCGCTATTAAAATAAAGGTAGCCGAGGTCTTCGGTAATCCATTGTTCCGACTCAACAGTTGCATGCTGGCCCGATACTGTGCCACATAGGATAGTTAGCAATAAAACAAGCAGGGATACGCTTTTCATTTAAATTTAACTTACAAACTCAAATAATATTGGGTAAGGGATTCAAAATCGTCAAACTTATTATCATAATCATCGGTATTACCAAAGCCGTAGCTAACAAACACAAAGGGTATACCGGCAAGGCGTGTTTGCTCAGCATCGCCATTGGTATCGCCTATGTAAACCGGGTTCTGCAAATTGTGTTTATTCATGAGCAGATGCATGTTGTGGTTTTTAGGCATCTGGTTGGTACCATAAGCCATGCTATCTGTAATAACCTCATTGATACCCGCCCATGTTAAAAACAGCGGAATAATACCAACAGCACAGTTACTTAATACAAATAATTTGTATTTACCTGCCAATTGTTCCAGGCCTTTAGTAACTCCTTTATACATAATACCACCGCTGGTTGGTAATATTTCGCGCCTTACCTGGTTTACCGCATTGTAGATCTCTATCCCCGTTTCCTCATCAAATTCGGGCAGCATTACCCGGGTAAGCTTTTTACCATCCATACCGATCACGTGCAGCAGTTCATCTCGTTTAATAGTCCGTTGAATATCAAGCTTTTGAAATATCAGGTTCCATGATTCGGCGTAGGTATCAACGGCATCCCAAAGGGTTCCGTCCATATCAAAAATGAGGCTGTCGGGTTTCTGCATTAGCTAAAAGTATGTTTTTCGCTAAGATGAAAATTTAACGGCAATTAATGTTCATGTTTTCTTCATTATTAATCCTCACCTTAGCATTGTGATAAGGTTAACGCGGGTCGGCTTAGCAGGAGGCTGAGCCCGCAAAGAACCCCCGCCTCTCGGCGGGGGTTTCTTTTTATACTGGTGGCTTTAAAAGTCGTAAGTCTTAAGTTCAAAGTCTTAGGTCGTCACGATAATGGTTTCTAATCCTCCGGGTTAAGCCTTGGAGCGCAAGACTTCCGACTAAATACTTATCCCGTCGCCTACTTTATAAATTTCATGAAACTTGATTCCTTTCTTGTCAAAATGTTTTTTGTAAGCGGCATAACGCTGAAATATAAAGAAATCTTTTGCATAGCCGTCATGTACGGGAAATATCTGTTTAGGATGTAACTCATCAGCAAAAGCAGAAATTGTTGGTTCATTGGCAAATGGCGCCATGGTAACCATAATTAACAATTCAACTCCTTTAAAATTCAACAGTTTATCCTCCATCGAATCAACCGGGTGCAGCACTTTGTTATTGATCAGGAAACCCGTCATTTGTGGCAGTGGGTTATCCATGATAAGCTCATGCCTTACCGGGAATGCCTGGAGTTTAAATGGCCCTGCACGATGGGTACCCTCTTCAAGAAGTGTATATTTTAAATTGATCTTATCCAATTCCCTGCCTACCTGCGAATTAGTGACAACAGTCGCGCCGCTTAACTCTACAATACTTTTTAAGATATCTATATCGAAATGATCGGGGTGGATATGGGTGATCACAATAGTTTTTACATCAACAAACATTTGCGGTGTAACTAAACCCTCGGCAAAAGAAAACTTCCCCGGATCAAATAATAACTGGTAACCATCCAGCTCAAAAAGCAGGCACGAATGCAGGTATTTTGATATTTTCATAAGCAGATAGGAGTTTATTTCCTAAAGATACACAGGAAAGGCTTATGAAGTTTGAAAAATCAAGCTGTCTTTTTGAGAAGTTATTGATATAAATTTCATTGTCGCCTAACGGCTTTAAAAACGGATCATGCTGAGGCTCCCGAAGCATGGTGGGTTGGACCTCTGCGCACGAGTCTTCCACAGGCTCAGACTAACAGGCCATTTTATCATTTCAACTTCAGGGTCCGCCGGATTTTCAAACTACCCATGGCAAGCTCTATACGCTTAACAAAGCGTTGGATTCTACAATAGTTCGGTAGCCAGATTGGCCAGTTCGCTCCTTTCCCCTTTTTGCAGGGTAATGTGAGCGTAAAGCGGATGCCCTTTGGCTTTATCTATTAAATATGACAGCCCGTTACTTTCGGCATCGAGATATGGGGTATCTATTTGATAAATATCACCTGTAAATACAAATTTGCTGTTTTCACCGGCCCTGGATATGATAGTTTTCACTTCGTGCGGGGTTAGGTTTTGTGCTTCATCAACAATAAAAAAGATCTTACTAAGCGTACGCCCGCGAATAAAAGCCAGCGGAGCTATCGAGATTTTATCGTTGTTAACCAATTCATCAATTTTGGCCTGCATTTTTTCGTCATCACCAAACTGATCTTTTATGAATTTAAGATTATCCCATATCGGGGCCATATATGGGTCAATCTTTGATTTGATATCGCCAGGTAAAAAGCCAATATCTTTATTACTTAAAGGAACTATAGGACGGGTAACAAAAATCTGGCGATAATATTTACGCTGTTCAAGCGCACTTGCCAACGCCAGCAACGTTTTACCGGTGCCTGCATTGCCCTGTATGGTTACCAGCTTAATATCAGGATGTAATAAGGCATGAATTGCAAAGGACTGCTCCATATTGCGCGGAAAAATATTAAGCACGGGCTGTTCTATAACTTTTTCAAGCTGTTTACTATGCGAATTGTAAAAACCTACCGTATCACTCTTTTTACCCTTTAATACATAAAAGTGGTTGTTGGTGTACGAGGTGATCTTTAAATTTTCGGCCGGTACGTTTTCATTTTTATTCAGAGTTGTAATGAGCTTTTCAGTCACCTTATCTACATCCGTTTTACCAGTATAAAGTTCCTCCAGATTTTTGATCTTGCCCGTTTCATAATCTTCGGCATGCAGGTTAAGGGCTTTGGCTTTGAGGCGAAGGCAAATATCTTTTGATACCAACACTACCTTTTTGCCAGGATTTTCTTCCTGTAAACCGAGGGCCGCGTTGAGGATGCGGTGATCCGTTTTATCCGAACCAAAAATCTGCTCGGCATCCTGGCCGGTAGTCTTAGTATCCATGGCAACTTTAAAGCTGCCTTTAGTTTTACCGTTAAGCGGGATCCATTCGTTGATCAGTCCATTGTGCGACAGGTCATCCATCAACCGGATAAAGCTTCGGGCCTCAAAGTTACGGGTATCATTACCGTTCTTTTTATTATCGAGCTCCTCCAATACCTGGATGGGTATGGCAACATCGTGCTCCTGAAAGTTTTGAAATGCGTTGTGATCATATAGGATCACAGAAGTATCTAAAACAAATATTTTCTTCTGGTTACGCCGGCCGTCCTTCATATCCGCCTAAAATAACGATTTTAAGGTTTGAAGAAAAATTTCTCCTCAAACAAAAAAACCTGTAAAAGCGAAAACGGGAGTCATCTCTTGCGATTTGAACTCCCGTTTCCAAACTGTTGTTTAACCGTAGTTGCCCAACAGCATCAAGTTTTGTGTATCTGTAACCGACATGATTTTCGTCAGTTGCTCTCTCGAGCGGGTCGACTATTTTCAATGTCACCGGTTTCTGTTGTTTCCCTCCGTAGAGTTCTTCTTCTTAATTCCGGTACCTCCTTTAATCACTTTCTTTTTTCTAAAGACTCTCGTCTTCTTCATTTTTTCTTGTGACTCAGGGACTTCCCTTGATCTTTAGTTCCCCCGAAGGTTCACCCGATTCAATTTCTGTTTTCCTGAAAGGCTGTCAAAGTACGTCGTTCTTGATGATTTCAATATCGGGACATTACTGTGATTTGGCAAATATTTTTGATTGTTTTTATTAACAGGTTATTAACAACAAATCAACACTTATCAACATTAACGTTCAGTCCATCTCAAGTATAAATTAAGGTAATTTACTGAAATACAAGCTACGTTATTAACATTGTCCATTATCAACAAAGGACGTGAAAAACTATTTCTATCGAAAGAGAAAAAACGCGTAAAATAATAAAAACGCTAAATTTTCTCTGTTAAATGCCGCCAATATCGCTTGGGAATATGGCGTATATGAAGCCCGGTGTTTTTGCGCGAAGGAATGTATAAACTGGCAAAATAATCTTTCCAAAGGTTTTGATAAACACCTTCATCCTCACTATAAGCGGCAATGACATTAATTGGTTTATTTAATTCGGCAAAATCCATTTCAATGAATTGCGTATCATGCAGGTCATAATATAAGCCATATGCCCTTTTAACATCATAGATCATCCATTTTTGATCGGCATACCGGCTTTTGAAGTGCTTAATCAATAAAGGCAATACGTTAAAATCAGGTTCGATAGCCGCATAAAAAGTACCATCATTCAGTTTTTGAAACCTAACAAAAGCTTCCATCCTGTGTTTTTCGCGCCGCACCATTTTTAAAATTTCCGACAGGCGCATCACATATTTATTCCCGTAATCTTCTTCAATATTTTGGTCGCTGTCAAAAACATGGCGGATAAAACCAAGCACGTTGCAGTCTTCGCCGGCAATTTCGGCCATGTGACTAATGTAAAGGCGCTGCACACCGGCAGCTGAAAGTTTTTTCCGCAATCCCTTTAATACCCGGCCGGCGCGCGCCTCGTCAGTAACAATAGGAATTATCTCTTCAAACAACGCACCGCTGCGCCACTCTCCTTTCAATAACTTTACAGGATACAGTTTACGTTCGTAAATCTCGAACACAGCTGTAAGGAGCCCCTCAAACGTTCCGTCATAAACCAGCGTGTTCATATTAAAACAGGTTAAGTTGGGTTTGTGTATTTTTAATGTACTTGCTTTGCGATTGAGCCATAATAAATTGCTTAATGTTTTGCCCCGTTAAATCCCGCCGTTCAAATTCATTGCTTTTGCAGGTAATAAAGTATCGCGCCCGGTTAATGGCCACTCCTATTTTTTTTAGCTGTTCCCAGCCCAACCCGGAAAATTTACGTGCAGCCACAATTTTTTGTGCCGATAACAAACCGATACCCGGCACCCGGAGGATCAGTTGCAAATCGGCCTTATTGATATCAATAGGAAAAGCGTACATATTGCGGATAGCCCAGCTGAGTTTGGGATCAATATCCAGATCAAGTAATGGATTTTGATTATTGACGATCTCGTTTACATGGAAACCATAAAAACGCATGAGCCAGTCGGCCTGATATAAACGATTTTCACGCACCAGCGGCACCGCGGTATTAAGGGCAGGTAGCCGCTTATCGGCCAGCACAGGTACATAGCCCGAATAGTACACCCGCTTTAAATTGAAACTCTTATAAAAATAATCAGCCGATTGCAACACCTGCTGATCGCTTTCCGGTGTGGCGCCTACAATTACCTGGGTACTTTGTCCCGCTGGTGCAAATATGGGCGCGTTTTTGAAAAGCTTTTTCTCTTCTGTATTTCGAATGATCTCCTGGTTCAAAAAACGCATCGGATCAATCATGTCCTGCCGGTTTTTATCAGGTGCCAGCAGCTTTAATCCGGCCTCGGTTGGCATTTCCAAATTCACGCTGAGCCTATCTGCATATAAGCCAGCTTCGTGCATCAGCTCGGCATTTGCGCCGGGGATGGATTTTAGATGGATGTATCCGTTAAAATTATGCTCGGTTCGCAGTTTTTTAGCTACGTGCACTAATCGCTCCATGGTATAATCAGCATTTTTAAAAATACCGGAGCTTAAAAACAAGCCTTCAATGTAATTGCGGCGATAAAAGTTAATGGTAAGGTCAACCACTTCCTGCACCGTGAAGGCGGCCCGTTTGATATCATTATTTTTCCGCGACACACAATAAGCGCAATCAAAAATACAATGATTGGTAAGCAGTATCTTCAATAACGAAACACAACGCCCATCTTCCGTATAGCTATGGCAAATTCCGTTACTGGCATTTCCCAAACCCTTGTCCTTATTTTTCCTGTCACTTCCGCTCGATGCACATGATACATCATACTTAGCCGCATCGGCCAAGATATTGAGCTTTTCCGTTATCCTGTCTACATTCATACCAATCAAAAATACTAATATTATTAGTAATTAATAAAAACGCAGTTAAAATATCTTACAACCACAGCTTGGTTATCTTGCAAAAAAAAGACCGCCCCATAACAGGGCGGCCTTCAAACCAAACTAACTACTTTATGAAAACAGCCTTTAATTATTTCACAGCTATTTCTCTTGTTTGAAATTTAGCTTCTTCTCTTTTTGCTACGGTGAGCTTCAGGATACCATCGGTATAATCTGCTTCAATTTTTGATTGATCAGCGCTTTCGGGTAATGTGAATGACCTTACAAATGAATTGTAGCTATATTCACGTTTACTAAATTTTTTACCTTCTTCAACATTTTCGGCTTTCTTTTCTGCAGCTACGCTCAATACGTTTTTGTCAAGATTGATTTTAAAATCTTCTTTCTTTAAGCCAGGTACAGCCAGTTCAACATGAAATTCATTTTCAGTTTCTGCAATGTTTACCGCAGGTACACGGGCGATTAACTTATCGTTTAAAAACGAGTCATTGATCAGTGAATCAAATACATCGCTAAAAAATGGGTTAGCTGAAGTGTTTTTAAGGCCGTTGTTAAATTTTACTAATGTCATTTTTATATCCTCCTAAAGTTTTGTTTTTTGTTAACTTCGTAACCTATTGATCAACTGCTGTACCAACAGCAAAACCGTCTATACCAAACGACAAAAAGTCACTATTAAATATTTTAGGCGGACAAAATGACCGAAAATGGCTGAAAAACTTACAGATTATAAATATAAAACCCTTATCC from Mucilaginibacter sp. SJ includes:
- a CDS encoding Hsp20/alpha crystallin family protein yields the protein MTLVKFNNGLKNTSANPFFSDVFDSLINDSFLNDKLIARVPAVNIAETENEFHVELAVPGLKKEDFKINLDKNVLSVAAEKKAENVEEGKKFSKREYSYNSFVRSFTLPESADQSKIEADYTDGILKLTVAKREEAKFQTREIAVK
- a CDS encoding putative DNA modification/repair radical SAM protein yields the protein MNVDRITEKLNILADAAKYDVSCASSGSDRKNKDKGLGNASNGICHSYTEDGRCVSLLKILLTNHCIFDCAYCVSRKNNDIKRAAFTVQEVVDLTINFYRRNYIEGLFLSSGIFKNADYTMERLVHVAKKLRTEHNFNGYIHLKSIPGANAELMHEAGLYADRLSVNLEMPTEAGLKLLAPDKNRQDMIDPMRFLNQEIIRNTEEKKLFKNAPIFAPAGQSTQVIVGATPESDQQVLQSADYFYKSFNLKRVYYSGYVPVLADKRLPALNTAVPLVRENRLYQADWLMRFYGFHVNEIVNNQNPLLDLDIDPKLSWAIRNMYAFPIDINKADLQLILRVPGIGLLSAQKIVAARKFSGLGWEQLKKIGVAINRARYFITCKSNEFERRDLTGQNIKQFIMAQSQSKYIKNTQTQLNLF
- a CDS encoding TIGR03915 family putative DNA repair protein; this encodes MNTLVYDGTFEGLLTAVFEIYERKLYPVKLLKGEWRSGALFEEIIPIVTDEARAGRVLKGLRKKLSAAGVQRLYISHMAEIAGEDCNVLGFIRHVFDSDQNIEEDYGNKYVMRLSEILKMVRREKHRMEAFVRFQKLNDGTFYAAIEPDFNVLPLLIKHFKSRYADQKWMIYDVKRAYGLYYDLHDTQFIEMDFAELNKPINVIAAYSEDEGVYQNLWKDYFASLYIPSRKNTGLHIRHIPKRYWRHLTEKI
- a CDS encoding HAD family hydrolase → MQKPDSLIFDMDGTLWDAVDTYAESWNLIFQKLDIQRTIKRDELLHVIGMDGKKLTRVMLPEFDEETGIEIYNAVNQVRREILPTSGGIMYKGVTKGLEQLAGKYKLFVLSNCAVGIIPLFLTWAGINEVITDSMAYGTNQMPKNHNMHLLMNKHNLQNPVYIGDTNGDAEQTRLAGIPFVFVSYGFGNTDDYDNKFDDFESLTQYYLSL
- a CDS encoding PhoH family protein, which encodes MKDGRRNQKKIFVLDTSVILYDHNAFQNFQEHDVAIPIQVLEELDNKKNGNDTRNFEARSFIRLMDDLSHNGLINEWIPLNGKTKGSFKVAMDTKTTGQDAEQIFGSDKTDHRILNAALGLQEENPGKKVVLVSKDICLRLKAKALNLHAEDYETGKIKNLEELYTGKTDVDKVTEKLITTLNKNENVPAENLKITSYTNNHFYVLKGKKSDTVGFYNSHSKQLEKVIEQPVLNIFPRNMEQSFAIHALLHPDIKLVTIQGNAGTGKTLLALASALEQRKYYRQIFVTRPIVPLSNKDIGFLPGDIKSKIDPYMAPIWDNLKFIKDQFGDDEKMQAKIDELVNNDKISIAPLAFIRGRTLSKIFFIVDEAQNLTPHEVKTIISRAGENSKFVFTGDIYQIDTPYLDAESNGLSYLIDKAKGHPLYAHITLQKGERSELANLATELL
- a CDS encoding MBL fold metallo-hydrolase; protein product: MKISKYLHSCLLFELDGYQLLFDPGKFSFAEGLVTPQMFVDVKTIVITHIHPDHFDIDILKSIVELSGATVVTNSQVGRELDKINLKYTLLEEGTHRAGPFKLQAFPVRHELIMDNPLPQMTGFLINNKVLHPVDSMEDKLLNFKGVELLIMVTMAPFANEPTISAFADELHPKQIFPVHDGYAKDFFIFQRYAAYKKHFDKKGIKFHEIYKVGDGISI